ATCGAAGAATGGATATCTCTTCATTGTAATGTATACCTGTGGGATAGACTCACTGGACGATTTGCTGATCAAACTCGGCTTAGTTTTGTGGTAAGTTTGCTAAAATTTCTCAAGTTTTCGTAACTTTGCTTTTCAATGTGATTTGTGTTGTGACAGCTGAACGAGGAGCTGCCATCCCCGTACAACATGGCGAGGGTTTTTGACGTTCGGATATcgctgcatctcgctcattttctctaccCTTCCTTTACATGCCGTCAATGCTCGTTTCAAATTGTTCTTATGTGCCCTTCCCCCCCGCCCCACTTCACATCGAACGCTGCTTCCACATTTGTCCATACGCCTTTCGTTGTGTTGGTGACAATTTACGCGCAtcacatatgtgtgtgttctcGCTCGTTCTgacatgccatctctttcgcGCGTATGGACGCGagaaaaaacgtaaacaaacttgGTGGTTGACTAAATTAATGTGCGCAATTTTGTTCAATAATTTAAATCGGAGTCGATTACTGTTTAGtattaattcaattaatttgACGGGTTAGGGCCGTAGGAAACCTGCGCAGCGCATAGGACCTCAATTCAAAGAGGCACACGCAAAAATCAGCGCGAGGAAAGACCTGGATGAACCCAGATAACACATCTGGCGGCTAGTAAGTGTGATACAAAATGCTTGATCTTAAGCATTATATTAACAAGGCGTGGTATTTTGCATCTTGCAGATCATCATTTTGTCACAAATGCGTCATGTTGTAGCGGGTACAGTGTACGCTTATTCTGATGTGttaatttgctatttttagggCCACCACTTGAGACAGATTTTGGTGCACCAGTTTTGTAGGAGAATGGGAACCACAAACCACAAACATCggtatacagtctgttcccgagttacgcggtttctgcgttccctacgaatccgcgtaactcgaatatccacgtaagtcgaatttcacgtttttgacaaaaaaaaaactattgattactcggatttttttattttatttagtacttttatacactttatcatttatttgatatgattcgtgcggaaaattctaatatttctggcttttaagcgatttcaatttgttagccAAAATGCAATATATaacgaacttgaagcaaattgtaccgatttgacatttaatctgtcaaatttagaaaaccgcgtatctccgaatccgcgtaagtcgagaaccgtgtaactcgagAACAGACTGTATTCACACGCcctcccaaatagccagaattgcttaagcagctcattttggcacgctaaagatcgctgctctaattcgccttttgcagtagataaacagcatcaaagttctatgtgggtctttcaaacagcgcctaagcagcttccttatgccacgatgccagggattatttttctttgtgttttattttcaagcaagcgtcatagatgaaataaacaacaagatttgtttcgtttaaacacatttgtatatttttaaatcttttataTTGAtgacccaagcgccacagattaagcttaaacgactggaaaattgaatatccatataaaaaaatgaaagctccacagcttcattggtttgatcaatagatggcgtattacaactcatcattatattgctatcctgttcttgcaatgtgtttcgacaagtttcatcttatcatgacctatatagccttctaactttctgagcaaaaatctatataaatggtcgtgtggttagatacgtgggtatcaacaccaatgaccattgctcaaatctcacttgcttcagtgctggtggtttccgttggagtttagtatttaaacaatcgtatcgccgttctagttctagggatgcataacttcaatgcgaaaccatacaacagtacagaggaaatgagaaagctctcctccaagcgatgaagctcaactggttggggtatcccaccaacagatagcgccaccagcttttttgctatttttagaatgcatgagtcgtttggcgtctgctaaacgaagtctttctatattccgtttaggtagagaacttgagtcgtttagaagccgtttagtggtcgtttagtggatttgtggcacttggggaattacacaaaattttacacaatttactgataattcacaatcacttcactcaacattcattcttcaatcaacgaatctaacttgtgcagcagcaatgagattattgccggcgtccgtctttgacactttgacaagagccatctcgtaccaatgtcatgcattaaaaagctatgaagttccaccaagttcggtacgctttcttaacaagccttcaagttccactatcaaccctacacatagtgctaatcagccgcaaagttccaaagagtaccatgtgcctgttaaaaagctccatagttccgcaaagtaccgtctatctcttaatcagccacaaagtacgacatccgaacgatttttcgttaaacagccctaaatcagctataaagtacgagctggctatttgggctcGTGCACCTGAATGCATATCGACGGGCAATTGAATACATCGATAGTACAATTAAATGAAGAACcgccctaccagcattaaacggctttgaaggcattcagaaggcatttaaggccttagtcgccttagaaggcgaataaagatttcaaccgaaaatTTCACGGatgtaacgggttctcttcgaaatctttcaactttttgattcaacgagaacagCTAGCTTGCCACCATCTTAGCTAgtttatatactggttttgcaccctcactaatgtaactgccaaatagagcagtaataacgcttttggttccgaaccgaatAAGCGAgtgttcaaatcctgatttttatgatcttttttgtgtttatttctttttaaattaatattttcttgctataattaatacaaacaaaatttatgtgaagctaaattaaaataataccttttgaaaacacataataattacactttgTCCACccttcattatcaggatgggagaaatatgtatctcatttctccttttctaataaaaattatcaaaatgagtttgatatattaacacctttcaacgggttggtctttaacaaccgaataatgcctACCAACCACCACCGAATCAGCAAATGCAATAGCGGAACATGTATGAGCAAGTGAAACGGCAGAGTGCAGATGCTAACATGGCACACACATGAAATGTAGGACTCCGTGGGGTCAatgagaaggggggggggaggtgatggagtgtaattattttttggtCATTTAATTTTGCCCACCAACACAATCGCCAACCAGAGCGAGCTTTTTGACGGCTATCTTAACTCTCAAAAATCCTCGctcgaaacgtcaaaaaccaTCACAACGACTTACAAAAAGCTTCGCCAGCGAGGGAAAATCGCACCGATTAGGAACGTTGGCGAGCTCGCAGAAACCGGTTTTCCAGTTCTTATGTTGAGCTTCGAGTTCAGTTGTTGCATGTTTTGGTACACGTCTGTCTTCGCACAGTTGTCGGGTTGGGGAAAATagattttatcatttttgcacTTTACCAACGTAAAATTAAAAGATTCAGGAGGCCGAGACAGtgaatttcaatttgatttcAGCAATTGCTATGCTGCATACTTCCATCAACATGTTACAATTCATGATTGATACTGTTAATTATAGAAACGTTACGAACGTTACATATTGTAACGCTATCAATAACAGTGCAGCACGTGATtgcagcagtttttttttcaaattgtgTATGctatggatatttgattttcgaaATATTAGTTTTCATAAGCAATTGATTTGTGTAACATGAATAAATCCTTTTCCGCGAGTATATTCCAAAAATATAACCagtttattacaattttcaaTTCAAGGCAAGAGACTCTGTATTCGAATTAGATGAACCAATAATAACGACCACTAATGCACAACAGGTAATCTGGAGACTTCATTGCCTGCACTTGTTGATGTTGCATTTACCATAATCTCATTTGATGAACTACGTTTTCCTGGGGTGCTTTCTCATGCCGGTGCTTATCGGTCGCTTGCACAGTAATGTAAGCGAGCGGAGAACGAAGCGCTGATACGCGTTATCACCAAGCCAAACATCACTTCGATTGCAGCGATCTTGCCAACGCGTCTCGCACTTTATTTCATCTGTACACTGTACCGGTGTACCTACAGTCACGCTCCTCATAAGCCAGCCGTCCTAAAGCGAGGAGCTATTTTAAGCACTAGTACCGGCCATTTCGTTTGTCAGCCGATAGCAGTCAGGCCTCAGGATGTGTAACAGCCTGTTGTTCGCCAGATCCATCGATAAGGCTCGCGTCGCAATCAATCCGTTGGCCATTGTGTGGTGTTTACTTCGTCGAACGAACTAACCGATGGACTGCACTTGATTGTTGGCCGCGTATAGGCGCAACGGAAGATGCATACACGCTGCGTGAGATTGTGATCGCTGGGCGGAGTTTACAATGCAAATCCTCTTTCGAAATTAGTGAGCTTTACGATGAGTGGGATTAGGAATTTCCCAGCTGTGTGACTGTAGTTGCCATCCGTCAtaggaaacttttttttatacgtGTTAGTATTAGCATCATTACTTTGCGTGATGATTTGCTCTAAATTATCATACGTTAGGTCATGTACAGTTTTGTCTTCTTGGTAACTGTAACGTTTGGTTCATGGAGATACAGGGAGACATAAATAAGGTTTAACACAGGTGGTGTAACATAATTTTCTTCACTTCCTTCTGCTCACTAAAAATGCCTCCCACAAGTACAAGAATGTTCATAATCGcacgtgtttcttttttttgtttacaaccGGCTAATACTCACGTGCAGTGCTCAGCACCAAACCTATCTACGGTGCAAAGAACAGCCGTATTTGAAAACGCACACCATTCGACACGCTGTCATCGTGAATGATGCTACCCCCACGGTGCCATCACGTTGATCGGCACATGGAAATCGGAGCATTTTCCACAAAACTACACCATGTGCTCGGTGTGGTTACGTCTGAACCTAAtgcacaccaccatcaccaccagtcGGTGCGACTGAATCAGACCAACGGTAGGCCAGGGCGGCAGTTTGAGTCATTTTGCACATTCTAACGCACGCCGTACACGTGACCGAGAGTGTATACAAAATAAGCTGCATGGCGGTCAGCGACTTCCCTGGGTGAAGGTTTTGGCGTGCGAAAGGGGGCTTCTTCACTAGTGGTGGCACTGATACAAAGAACAAAGAAAATGCCTTCTGCTATTTACCGTAGCAATGGTAGAAAACGTAAACACTTCCTTACGAAACCGTGACAAAAGCCAGATTAGCGACATAACCACACGGCAGAGGGATTTCACTATTGCTCTTTGAGGGCGTACCAATTTATGAAGTATGTGTTCGTTTACTTATGCTCATATTACCCaaatagaaagagagcaaTGCTTATCTGAACGCTCACACGAGAAATAAATACCTGTATTTGCATCTCTGTTTGCTGGCAGCATTTTATAAACCAGCTATACATGATTGCCCAATAAACTCATTTGTAGAAACGAACAAAACCATTGCGTAACCGGTCCATAAACTGGACCGGACTTGAGACGCTCACAATCGCAACGCTGGGATGCCCGGCCCAACTTACCATGGGGTACGTGGCTGATAAGGGATGGTAACGTGTGCACACGCAAGCTATTGATATGAGCCAGTACAAGCATATGTATGTTTGCCCGAGTTTCCCTATGCCATGGCCAATGGCATTAGGTTAGTGGCGACAATTTAAACCATTTGAACGGCATGTTTTATCAAATTTCTTCTAGCAATTAGGTCTTGATAATGCGCAATTTTCTACCTTGGTGGGTTGATAAATTAACTTTTCATAATGGAGCTAGCAGAGAGAAGTGTGGAAAAGAAATTGCGGGTATGTGAATATCTATTTTTTGCAGCATAATTCCAAATCAGGTTATGTTTATGGCATGGCAGTAAGTTGTAACATTTGCGCTCCCACGTATGTgaaaacatgcaaatgaaCTTAAACCATCGAATTGGCtagaaaactaaactaaatgtCTACACTTACGTTACATTTGAGTGTATTGGTTACGGGCTTCAttatggagacgcatggtaccGCGAAGAGGCCAAACGTGACGTGGGAAGAAGAAGTGAACCTCAAATCGATAAGCACACCGCACGGCACAATGATCGTGTGTTGTGCGTCATGTCGCCCGAAGCTTAAAGGGCTTGTGTAGTGTTTTGCAAACAGGGCTCCGTATCTCGTGTCCAGCCGGGAGCAGCTCCTTGGCTCGTGAACAGAAATCAGCTATAACGGTGGCGATAAGACTCCGGTGCCAGGTAACAACGCGCGCTCACACACCCACCCCAGCGGAGACCTTCACGAAGGTCACGTTTGGTGGGCAGAAACTTTAAGATTCGCGTGAATACTGATATCACCCTGCCTTGAGTCGAAGCTTTACAGGTTGAcagataatgaaaaaaaaaacgtcgaAGCATTCGGGTTGCGTGGTGGAAATCTAACGGAAGCGACTGATAAGCGACACAAACATATAAATGATTGTGGAATTGGTAGGTTAGAAAAAACAAGCCACCcacaatatttttttgcaattgaAAGGACctctagagagagagagagagacagggagagaaaaaaacgagagCTCAACATGATTGTACTATAACTTCTGGTGTGTACTATATAGTGGTATATTGTACTATATAGTGGTCAAATAACTTGAGTTGACTGTCAAACAGTAAAAAACTGGTGTGATATTGTTCTGCCAAAACTTATTTCCCAAGGCTATCGCTGTTAAGTACGTTGGCGCTAGAGATATTGGATGAATTCAATCCATTCCTCTTCAAAGAGGGAATCTCGGTTGTCACGGCAGCATTGCAAGAGGCAAGGCAACAAATAGTATCCAACTTCAAGCTGACTAACCAGCGCCCGGTGTCGTGCAGTGTCGTCTACCCCGTGTTGACGTCACGTGCACGTGGCAGCGCACAAGGTACCGGTCGGTTGGGCAGCGTGTAACGCCACCCAATAGCTACCACACTGTAGGACGCCATCCACTTCCTTCAGGTTGACATTTGGCATTTGGAAAAATCGTTAGACACAAAGGCACACATTTGCTGCATCGTGACCAGCCGTGCTTCTGAAGCTTAAGCAAAAGGGACTCTGactgtttgttgctttttgctgAATACAGGCTTTGCGCTAAAACTGAATATTTTAATCCACTAAATGAAAACGTTACCGATGGCCCGGTTCGATGAGTTCCATCCACCAACGTATACTCAACGACATAGACATCGGCAGCGGCGAATTATTTAATGGAACGTGGAGTTGCACGTGGAGTGTGTCTCATAACACCGGTAACATTAGACGGGCAccattccctctgtccctagcactctctctatctctctctatctctcactctctcgctaTGTGGGTCCACAGAATATGTTAGTGTTTGTCCTCGTGTGCACTTAGAATCCCGCCCGCCATCGATGCGCTGGGCTGGGCGCACTAAGCTGCTAAGCCATCGTCAACTGGCCGCCCGTACGTAGGATACGTTACGTAAAGCTGAACCTCTCTGATCGCTATCGAACTGTTGGCACAACTGTTGGGACGATGGACCTAGGAGGGAACGAGAATATACGAGAAATCGAACTAGCATATGAAAGTGTATGGtttaatacatttttctcCCACTTACCCTCCCTGTGTTTGGGGTGCGAACATTAGCGTGACGGATAATTAGTGTAATGTTATTCACCTGCCCTGCCAGCACCTTGCCGACCCTCTCGCAGTGTACATTGTTAATCCTTGGGGAGGGATGGTAGGTTACTTTTATCGATCATATCGTCCCAGTGATGATCAAAGTACCAGTACCTGTGTTTGAAACAATTTTCTAGAACTGTCTGTGTACAGTGAACGCCAAGTGGATCGTGTGATCGTGTGATTGAAAGCGATGACGCGTACTCACAGGCCCACTTCTGAGACATCTTGAGCCAGGGGCAGAGATTGCGGTCGCACTAGAACTAATCAGAGACCCCCTTCGGGTTCGAGCTGCTGATAGCCTTTGCAAAATGGCCGCTGCGCGCCACTTTAGCCGAATTTGTGTGAGGTTATCTCGCCGGCTGTGTGTCGAgcagcaaaataaaacgataCGCGCACTTGAAGATAGTCGCTCGCTGCGTGTGTCCATTCCTGCGGGTGAAGTTGGcaacggtgctgctgcttgcggcATTTGTGGCGATTAATAGTCGGCTGCGCATTTGTTTGCTCGCGCGTTGGGTACGCCTTGGTACACATGGAGTTGAAGTTTTATTCAGTTTTGTGGTTAACGGTTTCCTTTGCGGGTGCTTCTGAAggaaattgtttaattgtattgttttgtacaAAATAATTTTGCCTCGTAGTGATTAGGCATGGCATTACCGCTAGCTTCAATTATCAGAAACTTGGCATTTGTCGCAAACTCTTTGCCGCCAGAAAACCGTTGATCTACGgctgtttgattttgttaGCCGCTCGAGGGAGATTGGCATTTTGCACGAGCTCCTTCCAACCGAAGACACCCTCAACGTTACAGCTCGTTCAGGCGCTCGCGGTACCGGTAGGAAACCACTTTTTAACACAACCGGGAAGGTAAATGACATTCCGTGACATTGAAAGAAACGTGTTTGGCGAACGGCACCGCGATTGCTGTAGCTGTTTTGTTTCtcctgcttttttttcgcttcgtTTCGGTTTATAACCCCCTCTCCCATGGGTAGGATCGGCTGAAACTCACCCAACAGCACCACAATGAAGCCGAACGCACGATCAGCTCGCGTCGCGTACACGTGCTTGGCTGGGACTACGAAGTGTCtgggttgttgctgttgtttttctgtttttttactgCCCCATGTCGTCCATGCTTCCTACCCATCATGTTTCGCTTTGTTGTGAAGTGCGGGCCACAGTTTCCTTGTTTTTCGCCCCTTCACGTTCGCCGGTCGACAACAGACAACCGTCCGCAGGGAACGCGCCTCCATCAAGATCCTGGTTGCAGAAAACAGGGCGAGCACAACATCACTTCGCTCCAAATATCCAATCCGGTTCTGTTAGGTGATTACAATACATGCATTTATTTACAGGTAGAAGCTATTAAAAGTTACCTAAATCGATCAAATCCACTCCTATCCGAGATGTCAAACCCAAAATGTCTCGAGTGTAACACAAACGAGCTGTTCGAGTAGTTACTTCATGGCTGGTGCACCTGTCGGCACCACGATGGAGGAGCACGTTTTCGCTGCCGGTGCGCAATTTCAAATGTCAAACGTGCGCCACTTCCTCTTCCCCGCCTACGGTTAGTGCAATGTGCAAGATGGTTTTACGGGGCAACATCTTCGTTGGTAAAATTGACGGTGTGCCGACTGGGTGCTCCCGGGCAGCTCCCTCACTCTCTTATCATCCACCCGCGGTCGCGTAATCCATCGCCGAGTCAGAGAGCCTGAGAACCCGTCGGGCCAATCACGCGGGCACGTGATAGGGCCGGCCACAGGGGTTGGGAAACGTTACACTCCACAAGGGACACGAACGTGATATTCGATCCGGTTGAGGAAGGTTCTTCTGTTTACCCTTCATGTTCAACCCTAACCCATCGACACGGCATCGGTAACGGTGCGCGTTATCGGTCGTTCAATCGGTCGTTTGCTGATGCTCTGCCGTGTTCTAGTGCTTGTGTGCTGCACCCGCAACCATATTTGACGAAACACGAACGTGAAATACATCTCATCTAGTGTTAGGGGGAAAAAACGCATCACTAAAACAAATACCAAGCTGGCTGGGTGCACGATTGATGCGGTCAGTTCGGAACGAAATCCGCACAAAGCGTCGATAAGATAGCGCTTGGCCGGGGGCTTTTCAGGTGCGCTGCATGATTGAGCGGCGATTAAAGCAAGTGGTTGATGAAACATATCACATCAAAATAAGTAAATCAAATACCGGCAGGAGAAACACAGAAATATAAAACCAGCCAGAGCGTCATTACCATACTGCGTGCGGAACAAAGGATCATCAATCACATTACCGCGTTTGATCAGGTGATATCAGGTGATGGGCTGGACAGACACAGACAGTGGAATGCATCCAACGCTAACGGGGCGCGGAATTAATTCGCTGACTCACCGGACACCAGACTGCGACCGACGATAGCGATGGACGGTGTGTTAGAGAGTGTTTGTCTACTTCTTTGTGTGCTGCAAAAATCCCGTGACACACCACGAGGAAACTGTGTGCAGTATTGCCACGTGCAAGCACGTGGTTCGCTCACCTCCATGGTTCCGAAAGAAAAAAGTTCAACCAGCAATTCGGTATCTTGTGGAATTTCATTCAAGATTATGATTAAATATCCACATTTAGACGGTGTAGGGTTTGCAACAGTGAGGCACATTGAGGCTTCCACCATACGCCCTATAATCAAGCTCCCACGCACAGTAAACCCAGAACCATGCAACGTTACCGTTGACCTTTTACCGCGGTATCTTACTTTGCTACCACATAACCACCCGGCGCAGGTGGCCTCGGAAGCGTGTCCACGTGATCGCGTGCAAACGGTGGCGAGACGCGGGGCCAGCGCAGCAAAAGCATTCCGCTTTGCCGCATTTCGTTTCCGCCTGCCAGAAACGTACGCGAAACATATGGAGCGCGATGAAACACCCTTTTTGTTTCCGTTGGCTAGACAGGCCGAGGACGAGTGAGTGCATTCCGGGGCGAGATTCGGTGTTCCTGCAGTTCTCGTTCTTCGCCGCCAGCCAAACCATCatatccccctccccccttcctcTACTCCGACCGCCTAGTGGAGCGGCCGCTATGGCGTGACACGCGGTCACACGCGAGGAATGAATGATTTCGCACTACCCAGTTGGTATGCCTACCCTACTCAGTAGCAGTGAACGATCGGCTGCGACCATAGTGTGGGTTGTTGGGTGAAAcgtgatcgtgtgtgtgtgtgtgtggaaggagCAGCGGTGGGAACGGAGGAAACGGATGTCGGATGGGTGCAAAGTCACGTTATTTTCCACACGGTGCCACAGCAAATAGGTACCCCCTCCCTAGCACGTTTTTGCTGCCATTGGGAAAAGGCTAGTGGGTGGGAGATAGAGGGAGGGGAAAGGGTCCGCACTACCACATTTGCGGATCTTTATCAGCCTCTCTCATACCGGTAAGCCGCGTTAATGTGCGGGGCTGAGAGACTGCGAAGAGAGGCAATAGACAAGACGAGCAAGGGCAGGGTTTGAACGAAACTGTTTCAATTGTTAGAATCAACGTTTGGAAGGAATAGAAAAAACCATGTACTCTGGAAGAAAAAGGTTAGATTGAAAATTTTTAGACTATTAagaaatgtttatttatgtcAGCAAAAATCCGTTATTATTACGTTGCTATGTGTCATACTGTAGTAACGAAGGAACATCACATCTTTTTTTGGaaagtgttttcttttaaCTAACGGTGCATAATACAGGCGTATCGGTAAATGTGGTGGTTGTCATATATTGCAAatacaaacatttttttacaatcaaTTCTTTTACATgaacaaaacagaaatttTGTGAAAgcaataattataaaatcatGATTTGCTCACACGGTGAAATgtatctagtttttttttctgttaatCCCAAATCAGATCATGCAACTTTGCATTGAAATAGTACATAAAAACTACCTATGAAATCATGTTAAAATCATGAACTATCGGAATTGTCTTCTGTTAGAAAATGagataattgaaaaaatgatACAACAAAGAGGTGAAAATTCAAACAGGGGTTTCAATAATTAAAAGTCAATTATAATaatctaataaataaaaacaaatttgatttattattattgatacGAAGATAAAGGCAGTTGTGATTTTGACAGAGGGCGAATCGAACGGCCCCGTCGATATGGGAGAGATTTGGGAGATCGTCTCAATACCCTCCACCTCGCTCACCATGTACAGCGGGGCTTTAACTCTTCCTACCACTCAGGACCCCCGAAACTCACTGGAAAAATTGCTTATAGCATAACTAAAACCTCTGAATAAACGGCAATAAATTCATGGTACACTAATAATCATTTTCTAATCTCATGGCAAACAAGACACAAATTAAAGcgattttaaacatttttatcatttttatgaaGGGAATACAATAACATGATGTTTGACATATGCTAAACATATGTATGTCTTGTTTATCAAACGGAAATAATcataaatcaaaatttacaGAAAACCTATGTTGTGTTGCATTGTCAATCGAGATAATAAAAAGTTGTACATTAAAAATTCAATGTTCAGATCAAAGtcgtaataaaaacaaatacataaataaatgaataagaTTTAAATTGGTCATTACAACTACAAAACATTCGATCTACTAACCCTGCAACCGAGCGGGAGCGTGAGTGAGAGCGGAATTCCTTCTCGCATTCTTTACATCGCTGTATACGCATCACAGCCGTGTGTCGGAAATAGCGAATgagtgagcgagagagcgatGGGGCAAACGTGTACTCACGGGGCTGTGTAAGCGCTTGCGTatttacgtgtgtgtgtgtgcgggtggaGAGTATTTTAACAATGACAGTCGCGAGCGCCCGCCTCTTTTCGACATTCATCCGCAGCTTCTGGCGTAGTACACGTGGTGTGCGCAGCAAAACTTCCACTGACCAGTCCGCGACCGCTAGTAGCGTTTCTGTCTTTGCCGTTCCCTGTGCCTTTACCGCAGATAGTTGGCCGGATGTCCGATGTGTGTAATGTGCGCTGAGTGAAGAGGAAAAATACCCTGCAACCGTTTCGCTTACAGGCCGCTTTGCCGGTGTGATTTTGTGCTGCAGATGCACCATCAGTGCAAGTCTGCCTAATGATCAAATCAGTGTACTGAAAGTAAGGCGTGTGGgtgttttgttgaaaattaaaaaaataattgcagTGAGAGTATGTGTTGAAGACCAGCCGTATCTAAATGTGTGCAGTGTGCGTCTAAGCGAGTGTGGTGTGTAGGCATTTGGTGCAAGCTACAATTCCGGTATCGCAGATCTCGACGAAAGTGCATTTGGAGGTTTTTTCGGAGGCAGCAATTGAGTTCTAAAACTTGCACAGTAGCGCACAACGAGTACGTGAGAGCTGCAGGGGAGCAAAAAGTGTACCATTCCATGTGGATGTGATTATTGatttaaagcaaaacagcGAAGCAATCACACGTGTCGACAAGTGAGAGTCTATTTTCGTCCGATCAGCAAGAAGCCAGACGATTCTGTggtagtgtatgtgtgtgtttgtgtgtgcaagttTGTTCATTTGTGTGGTTGCCGTACAGTGCCAGGAAGCGTTGTTCGCGGGAGAGTAAATAGcagaaaatcaatcaaaaagaGCCGCCAGTTTAGAGCGAGGAACATAGCCAGTGTCGCCATAGTTGGTGAAAAATCAGTGAAATTCCGAACCCACCTGTGAAGTCCTGTGCTGGACAGGAAGTTCCGGTTGGGTAGGCGTGAGCGAaagtgagagcgagaaagagtcACTCAAAAGGCAGAAGGGCAGGCAACGCTGACCCAATCCTTTTTAGCGATCGACTCAACGTCCCCGAAAACCGTCTTCATGTATAAGTTCTTCGTGAATTCCAGTGTTAAGTAC
This is a stretch of genomic DNA from Anopheles merus strain MAF chromosome 2R, AmerM5.1, whole genome shotgun sequence. It encodes these proteins:
- the LOC121589541 gene encoding uncharacterized protein LOC121589541 — encoded protein: MSQKWACEYASSLSITRSHDPLGVHCTQTVLENCFKHRINNVHCERVGKVLAGQVNNITLIIRHANVRTPNTGRVHRPNSCANSSIAIREVQLYVTYPTYGRPVDDGLAA